One Gadus morhua chromosome 23, gadMor3.0, whole genome shotgun sequence DNA segment encodes these proteins:
- the LOC115536928 gene encoding uncharacterized protein LOC115536928 gives MAESATRKAETNDFSEVVLLHDVLGNPFIAQDAAEETGYAARPPLWGRRLKKYGELGYFHLLLPQGRLSIRGSVSESLLASMLSALTCNVA, from the exons ATGGCTGAGTCGGCCACCAGGAAGGCAGAGACCAACGACTTTTCAGAG GTGGTGCTGTTACATGATGTTCTGGGGAACCCCTTCATAGCGCAAGACGCTGCAGAGGAGACAGGCTATGCAGCGCGGCCTCCGCTGTGGGGGCGGAGGTTAAAG AAATACGGAGAACTTGGATATTTTCATCTGTTACTTCCCCAGGGTAGGCTGAGCATCAGAGGCTCTGTGTCCGAATCTTTGCTAGCTAGCATGCTAAGTGCCCTAACATGCAACGTAGCATAG
- the LOC115536917 gene encoding sialoadhesin-like isoform X2, translating into MTLISAARGFLAFLLSVPALQGNDDWRVTYSSSNVCALRGAMVDINCTFEYPDNVQYLLTTVRTLWFTKGDKYQPVDLEHDTDYTGRVESSCGEVSCTGSRCHGICSLRIEDLRQSDSVVYKFRFTTNQPGGKYTGDLGVTLSLTDLHVKVSFLYPENPTWAELECHSMCGLAGDTPYIWIRNGQNVGQGVNYWEYIQSEGSYSCAVEGYEHLTSPLVWLQGNGDWTVTYSSSNVCALRGAMVDINCTYEYPDNVQYRPNTVRTLWFTKGDKYQPVDLEHDADYTGRVESSCGEVRCTGSRCHGTCTLRIKDLRQSDSSVYKFMFATNQLGLEYIGNPGVMLSVTDIQVKVSFLYPTDPSYAKLECHSMCGLAVDPRYIWFRNGQNVGQRVNYWAYIQSGDSYSCAFEGYARLRSPLVYPPKTPSVTMSPSGEVEEGSSVTLSCSIDANPAANYTWFKEPAIPVKESGQNYTITYITSEHEENYYCQAHNAIGHHNSTSVFIKGATSSSWTTTGAVGTIFVLLATILLLVFLWMSYFLFLCMKTSQLGPITWLLQHRENQ; encoded by the exons ATGACTCTAATATCAGCAGCAAGAGGATTTCTAGCTTTCCTTCTGTCAGTACCAG CGCTTCAGGGTAATGATGACTGGAGAGTTACGTACTCATCTAGTAATGTCTGCGCTTTAAGAGGAGCAATGGTTGACATCAACTGCACTTTTGAATACCCTGACAACGTACAGTACCTCCTGACCACTGTCAGAACACTGTGGTTTACTAAAGGAGACAAGTATCAGCCAGTTGATCTGGAACACGATACAGACTATACAGGTCGTGTTGAATCCAGCTGTGGGGAGGTCAGCTGTACCGGGTCCAGATGTCATGGAATATGTTCCCTGAGAATCGAAGACCTGAGACAGAGTGACTCTGTTGTCTACAAGTTTAGGttcacaacaaaccaaccaGGTGGGAAATATACTGGGGACCTTGGAGTGACGTTATCCTTAACAG ATCTCCACGTGAAGGTGTCCTTTCTATACCCTGAAAATCCTACCTGGGCAGAGCTGGAGTGTCACAGTATGTGTGGTCTAGCTGGTGACACTCCCTACATCTGGATCAGGAATGGACAGAATGTAGGACAGGGAGTGAACTACTGGGAGTATATTCAGTCTGAAGGGAGCTATTCATGTGCTGTTGAAGGATACGAACATCTCACCTCTCCTTTAGTGT gGCTTCAGGGTAATGGTGACTGGACAGTTACATACTCATCTAGTAATGTCTGTGCTTTAAGAGGAGCAATGGTTGACATCAACTGCACCTATGAATACCCTGACAACGTACAGTACCGCCCTAACACAGTCAGAACACTGTGGTTTACTAAAGGAGACAAGTATCAGCCAGTTGATCTGGAACACGATGCAGACTATACAGGTCGTGTTGAATCCAGCTGTGGAGAGGTCAGATGTACCGGGTCCAGATGTCATGGAACATGTACCCTGAGAATCAAAGACCTGAGACAGAGTGACTCTTCCGTCTACAAGTTTATGTTCGCAACAAATCAACTAGGTTTGGAATATATTGGTAACCCTGGAGTGATGTTATCTGTAACAG ATATACAGGTAAAGGTGTCCTTTCTTTACCCAACTGATCCTTCCTATGCAAAGCTGGAGTGTCACAGTATGTGTGGCCTAGCTGTTGACCCTCGATACATCTGGTTCAGGAATGGACAGAATGTAGGACAACGAGTGAACTACTGGGCCTACATTCAGTCTGGAGACAGCTATTCATGTGCTTTTGAAGGATATGCACGTCTCCGCTCTCCTTTAGTGT accctccaaagaccccctcagtgaccatgagtccctctggtgaagtagaggagggcagttctgtgactctgagctgcagcattgatgccaacccagcagctaactacacctggttcaaggaaCCTGCAATCCCAGTGAAAGAATCAGGACAGAACTACACCATCACTTATATTACATCTGAGCATGAAGAAAACTATTACTGCCAAGCTCATAATGCAATAGGACATCATAATTCCACCTCAGTGTTCATTAAAG GGGCGACATCATCTTCATGGACAACAACAGGAGCTGTGGGAACCATTTTTGTCTTACTGGCCACCatactcctcctcgtcttcctctggatgag ctacttcctgttcctgtgtaTGAAAACGTCTCAGCTCGGACCAATCACTTGGctcctgcagcacagagagaaccaatag
- the LOC115536913 gene encoding sialoadhesin-like, translating into MNRSAARGFLAFLLSVPVLQGNDDWRVRYSSSNVCALRGATVAISCTYEYPDNVQYRPNTFRTLWLTKGDTYQPVDLEHDTDYRVHVESSCGEVRCTRSRCHGTCTLRIKDLRQSDSDVYKFSFTTNQPDGEYTGDPGVTLSVTDLQVKVSFLDPTSPTWAELECHSMCDLGGDPGYTWFRNGQNVEQGVKSRGYFKSEGSYSCAVEGYEQLGSPLVLLQGNGEWTVTYSSSNVCALRGATVDISCTYEYPDNVQYLPNTVRTLWFTKGDKYQPVHLEHDADYTGRVEFSRGEVSCTGSRCHGTCTLRIKDLKQSDSAVYKFRFTTNLPGGEYTGDPGVKLSVTDLQVKVSFPHPTNPTWTDLECHSMCDPAGDPPYIWFRNGQNVGQGVNYRAYIQSEGSYSCAVEGYEGFRSPLVYAPRTPSVTVSPSGEIKEGSSVTLSCSSDANPAAEYTWFKVNRDGSSRYMNQGQRLVLIQIPSSESGQYRCDAQNKLGEKSFSISINLKYGPKHTSVLSSPSGEIMEGSSVTLSCSSDANPAAEYTWFKNNQPLLWGPSQRHTFPSVRPKDRGTYHCQAGNQYGHLSSNSMFLNVTYAPKTPSVTVSPSGEIEEGSSVTLSCSSDANPAAEYTWFREHEDSVKASGQNYSITNITSELGGNYFCQAHNAIGHHNSTFLLIKACIQCLKSTSSSWTTTVAVRGIVVSLATVLLLVFLWMRRKRASSKACGQGGRPDTVEELLPVPVYENVPALTNRLAPAAQREPIEEQDGHHCPIIHTSSSDYQQVPH; encoded by the exons ATGAATAGATCAGCAGCAAGAGGATTTCTAGCTTTCCTTCTATCAGTACCAG tACTTCAGGGTAATGATGACTGGAGAGTTAGGTACTCATCTAGTAATGTCTGTGCTTTAAGAGGAGCAACGGTTGCAATCAGCTGCACTTATGAATACCCTGACAACGTACAGTACCGCCCTAACACATTCAGAACACTGTGGTTGACAAAAGGAGACACGTATCAGCCAGTTGATCTGGAACACGATACAGACTATAGAGTTCATGTTGAATCCAGCTGTGGAGAGGTCAGATGTACCAGGTCCAGATGTCATGGAACATGTACCCTGAGAATCAAAGACCTGAGACAGAGTGACTCTGATGTCTACAAGTTTAGCttcacaacaaaccaaccaGATGGGGAATATACTGGTGACCCTGGAGTGACGTTATCTGTAACAG ACCTCCAGGTGAAGGTGTCCTTTCTTGACCCTACCAGTCCTACCTGGGCAGAGCTGGAGTGTCACAGTATGTGTGATCTAGGTGGTGACCCTGGCTACACCTGGTTCAGGAATGGACAGAACGTAGAACAGGGAGTGAAGTCAAGGGGCTACTTTAAGTCTGAAGGAAGCTATTCATGTGCTGTTGAAGGATACGAACAACTCGGGTCTCCTTTAGTGT TGCTTCAGGGTAATGGTGAATGGACGGTTACTTACTCATCTAGTAATGTCTGTGCTTTAAGAGGAGCAACGGTTGACATCAGCTGCACTTATGAATACCCTGACAACGTACAGTACCTCCCTAACACAGTCAGAACACTGTGGTTTACTAAAGGAGACAAGTATCAGCCAGTTCATCTGGAACACGATGCAGACTATACAGGTCGTGTTGAATTCAGCCGTGGAGAGGTCAGCTGTACCGGGTCCAGATGTCATGGAACATGTACCCTGAGAATCAAAGACCTGAAACAGAGTGACTCTGCTGTCTACAAGTTTAGGTTCACAACAAACCTACCAGGCGGGGAATATACTGGTGACCCTGGAGTGAAGTTATCTGTAACAG ATCTCCAGGTGAAGGTGTCCTTTCCTCACCCTACCAATCCTACCTGGACAGACCTGGAGTGTCACAGTATGTGTGATCCAGCTGGTGACCCTCCCTACATCTGGTTCAGGAATGGACAGAATGTAGGACAGGGAGTGAACTACAGGGCCTACATTCAGTCTGAAGGGAGCTATTCATGTGCTGTTGAAGGATACGAAGGTTTCCGCTCTCCTTTAGTGT ACGCTCCAaggaccccctcagtgaccgtgagtccctctggtgaaataaaggagggcagttcagtgactctgagctgcagcagtgatgccaacccagcagctgagtacacctggttcaaggttAATAGAGATGGTTCCTCCAGGTACATGAACCAGGGACAACGGCTCGTCTTAATACAGATCCCATCTTCAGAATCTGGACAATATCGCTGTGACGCTCAGAATAAGCTAGGGGAGAaatctttctccatctctattAATTTAAAAT ATGGGCCTAAACACACATCTGTGTTATcaagtccctctggtgaaatcatggagggcagttcagtgactctgagctgcagcagtgatgccaacccagcagctgagtacacctggttcaagaaCAACCAACCTCTGCTCTGGGGACCAAGTCAACGTCATACCTTCCCCTCAGTCCGCCCTAAAGACAGAGGAACGTACCACTGTCAAGCAGGGAACCAATATGGACATTTGAGCTCTAACTCAATGTTCTTAAATGTTACAT acgctccaaagaccccctcagtgaccgtgagtccctctggtgaaatagaggagggcagttcagtgactctgagctgcagcagtgatgccaacccagcagctgagtacacctggttcagggaaCATGAAGACTCAGTGAAAGCATCAGGACAGAACTACTCCATCACTAATATCACATCTGAGCTTGGAGGAAACTATTTCTGCCAAGCACATAATGCAATCGGACATCATAATTCCACCTTTCTGTTAATTAAAG CTTGTATTCAGTGTTTGAAAtcgacatcatcatcatggaCAACAACAGTAGCTGTGAGAGGCATTGTTGTCTCACTGGCCACCGTACTCCTCCTTGtcttcctctggatgag AAGAAAGAGGGCCTCCAGTAAAGCAtgtggacagggaggaaggccagatactgtggaggag
- the LOC115536917 gene encoding sialoadhesin-like isoform X1 — MTLISAARGFLAFLLSVPALQGNDDWRVTYSSSNVCALRGAMVDINCTFEYPDNVQYLLTTVRTLWFTKGDKYQPVDLEHDTDYTGRVESSCGEVSCTGSRCHGICSLRIEDLRQSDSVVYKFRFTTNQPGGKYTGDLGVTLSLTDLHVKVSFLYPENPTWAELECHSMCGLAGDTPYIWIRNGQNVGQGVNYWEYIQSEGSYSCAVEGYEHLTSPLVWLQGNGDWTVTYSSSNVCALRGAMVDINCTYEYPDNVQYRPNTVRTLWFTKGDKYQPVDLEHDADYTGRVESSCGEVRCTGSRCHGTCTLRIKDLRQSDSSVYKFMFATNQLGLEYIGNPGVMLSVTDIQVKVSFLYPTDPSYAKLECHSMCGLAVDPRYIWFRNGQNVGQRVNYWAYIQSGDSYSCAFEGYARLRSPLVYPPKTPSVTMSPSGEVEEGSSVTLSCSIDANPAANYTWFKEPAIPVKESGQNYTITYITSEHEENYYCQAHNAIGHHNSTSVFIKGATSSSWTTTGAVGTIFVLLATILLLVFLWMRKKRASRKAYGQGGRPDTVEELLPVPVYENVSARTNHLAPAAQREPIEEQDDHHSAIIPTSLSENQEVPRWLAGSRVQSNQTDEGPGPDRDGRNLPVVSAVKSTPQSAKQ; from the exons ATGACTCTAATATCAGCAGCAAGAGGATTTCTAGCTTTCCTTCTGTCAGTACCAG CGCTTCAGGGTAATGATGACTGGAGAGTTACGTACTCATCTAGTAATGTCTGCGCTTTAAGAGGAGCAATGGTTGACATCAACTGCACTTTTGAATACCCTGACAACGTACAGTACCTCCTGACCACTGTCAGAACACTGTGGTTTACTAAAGGAGACAAGTATCAGCCAGTTGATCTGGAACACGATACAGACTATACAGGTCGTGTTGAATCCAGCTGTGGGGAGGTCAGCTGTACCGGGTCCAGATGTCATGGAATATGTTCCCTGAGAATCGAAGACCTGAGACAGAGTGACTCTGTTGTCTACAAGTTTAGGttcacaacaaaccaaccaGGTGGGAAATATACTGGGGACCTTGGAGTGACGTTATCCTTAACAG ATCTCCACGTGAAGGTGTCCTTTCTATACCCTGAAAATCCTACCTGGGCAGAGCTGGAGTGTCACAGTATGTGTGGTCTAGCTGGTGACACTCCCTACATCTGGATCAGGAATGGACAGAATGTAGGACAGGGAGTGAACTACTGGGAGTATATTCAGTCTGAAGGGAGCTATTCATGTGCTGTTGAAGGATACGAACATCTCACCTCTCCTTTAGTGT gGCTTCAGGGTAATGGTGACTGGACAGTTACATACTCATCTAGTAATGTCTGTGCTTTAAGAGGAGCAATGGTTGACATCAACTGCACCTATGAATACCCTGACAACGTACAGTACCGCCCTAACACAGTCAGAACACTGTGGTTTACTAAAGGAGACAAGTATCAGCCAGTTGATCTGGAACACGATGCAGACTATACAGGTCGTGTTGAATCCAGCTGTGGAGAGGTCAGATGTACCGGGTCCAGATGTCATGGAACATGTACCCTGAGAATCAAAGACCTGAGACAGAGTGACTCTTCCGTCTACAAGTTTATGTTCGCAACAAATCAACTAGGTTTGGAATATATTGGTAACCCTGGAGTGATGTTATCTGTAACAG ATATACAGGTAAAGGTGTCCTTTCTTTACCCAACTGATCCTTCCTATGCAAAGCTGGAGTGTCACAGTATGTGTGGCCTAGCTGTTGACCCTCGATACATCTGGTTCAGGAATGGACAGAATGTAGGACAACGAGTGAACTACTGGGCCTACATTCAGTCTGGAGACAGCTATTCATGTGCTTTTGAAGGATATGCACGTCTCCGCTCTCCTTTAGTGT accctccaaagaccccctcagtgaccatgagtccctctggtgaagtagaggagggcagttctgtgactctgagctgcagcattgatgccaacccagcagctaactacacctggttcaaggaaCCTGCAATCCCAGTGAAAGAATCAGGACAGAACTACACCATCACTTATATTACATCTGAGCATGAAGAAAACTATTACTGCCAAGCTCATAATGCAATAGGACATCATAATTCCACCTCAGTGTTCATTAAAG GGGCGACATCATCTTCATGGACAACAACAGGAGCTGTGGGAACCATTTTTGTCTTACTGGCCACCatactcctcctcgtcttcctctggatgag AAAAAAGAGGGCCTCCAGAAAAGCATATGGACAGGGTGGAAGGCCAGATACTGTGGAGGAG ctacttcctgttcctgtgtaTGAAAACGTCTCAGCTCGGACCAATCACTTGGctcctgcagcacagagagaaccaatagaagagcaggatgaccatcactctgcCATCATCCCGACCTCTCTCTCAGAGAACCAGGAAGTCCCTCGCTGGTTGGCTGGCTCCCGTGTCCAATCAAACCAGACAGATGAG GGACCAGGTCCAGACAGAGATGGGAGGAACCTCCCAGTTGTAAGCGCCGTCAAATCAACACCCCAGAGTGCGAAACAGTAG